A portion of the Luxibacter massiliensis genome contains these proteins:
- the der gene encoding ribosome biogenesis GTPase Der, with translation MSKPVVAIVGRPNVGKSTLFNALAGEMISIVKDTPGVTRDRIYADVDWLNREFTLIDTGGIEPDSGDVILSQMREQAQIAIDTADVIIFITDVRQGLVDSDSKVADMLRRSQKPVVLVVNKVDSFDKYMPDVYEFYNLGIGDPVPVSAASKLGVGDMLDEVVRHFPEGEGAGEEDDRPRIAIVGKPNVGKSSIINKLLGENRVIVSDIAGTTRDAIDTEVVHDGKEYIFIDTAGLRRKSKVKEELERYSIIRTVTAVERADVVLMVIDAVEGVTEQDAKIAGIAHERGKGIVIVVNKWDAIEKNDRTTREYEGRIRQILSYLPYAEIMYVSAKTGQRLVKLYEVIDMVIENQTLRVATGVLNEIMSEAVAMQQPPSDKGKRLKLYYITQVSVKPPTFVIFVNDKELMHFSYTRYLENKIREAFGFRGTSLKFFIRERKGKEQ, from the coding sequence ATGAGTAAACCAGTAGTGGCAATCGTGGGACGGCCGAACGTGGGAAAATCTACATTATTTAATGCTCTGGCAGGGGAGATGATTTCCATAGTCAAGGACACGCCCGGAGTCACAAGAGACAGGATTTATGCAGATGTGGACTGGCTTAACAGAGAATTCACGCTGATTGATACAGGAGGAATCGAGCCGGACAGCGGGGACGTGATTCTTTCCCAGATGAGGGAGCAGGCACAGATAGCCATTGATACGGCAGATGTAATTATTTTTATTACAGATGTAAGGCAAGGTCTGGTGGATTCCGATTCCAAGGTTGCGGATATGCTGCGCCGTTCCCAAAAGCCGGTTGTTCTTGTGGTAAATAAAGTAGACAGTTTTGATAAATATATGCCCGATGTATATGAGTTTTATAATCTGGGCATTGGGGACCCAGTGCCTGTATCAGCAGCTTCAAAGCTGGGGGTTGGAGACATGCTGGATGAAGTGGTCAGGCATTTTCCCGAAGGGGAGGGGGCGGGGGAAGAAGATGACCGTCCCCGGATTGCCATCGTGGGCAAGCCAAATGTAGGAAAATCTTCTATTATAAATAAGCTTTTAGGAGAGAACCGTGTCATAGTCTCTGATATTGCAGGCACTACCAGAGATGCCATTGACACAGAAGTGGTACATGACGGGAAGGAGTACATTTTCATAGATACCGCCGGACTGCGCAGAAAAAGCAAGGTTAAGGAGGAACTGGAACGATACAGTATTATACGGACAGTGACTGCAGTGGAGCGGGCAGATGTTGTGCTTATGGTAATCGATGCAGTGGAAGGCGTCACAGAGCAGGATGCCAAGATAGCAGGAATCGCCCATGAGAGGGGGAAGGGCATTGTTATTGTCGTAAACAAGTGGGATGCCATAGAGAAGAATGACCGGACAACCAGGGAATATGAGGGAAGGATCAGGCAGATCCTTTCATATCTGCCCTATGCGGAGATCATGTATGTTTCTGCCAAGACCGGACAGAGGCTGGTTAAGCTGTATGAGGTGATTGACATGGTGATTGAAAACCAGACCCTGCGGGTAGCCACCGGAGTCCTCAATGAAATTATGTCAGAGGCAGTTGCCATGCAGCAGCCTCCCTCTGATAAGGGAAAGAGGCTGAAGCTTTACTATATTACCCAGGTGTCCGTAAAGCCGCCGACCTTCGTCATTTTTGTAAACGATAAGGAATTGATGCACTTCTCCTATACAAGATATCTGGAAAATAAAATCCGGGAAGCTTTTGGATTCAGGGGGACATCACTGAAGTTTTTCATCCGGGAGAGAAAGGGGAAGGAGCAGTAG
- the plsY gene encoding glycerol-3-phosphate 1-O-acyltransferase PlsY, with product MERLICLLAGYVCGLLQTGYLVGKMNHIDIRREGSGNAGSTNAVRVMGWKAGLMTFAGDVIKCVAAVLLVRYFYKGSEYLPLLAMYAGMGATLGHNFPFYLHFKGGKGIAVLAGLVVSTDLRMVPIPLAAFLIAAVLTRYISLGSLLASAMFFLEVVLFGQLGVFGMSAPYVYELYALTLILTLLAWYRHRENIGRLMAGTENRFGSGKKKV from the coding sequence ATGGAACGTTTAATCTGTCTGTTGGCAGGATATGTTTGCGGCCTTTTGCAGACTGGGTATCTTGTAGGGAAGATGAACCATATTGATATCCGCAGGGAAGGAAGTGGCAACGCGGGTTCCACCAACGCAGTGCGTGTGATGGGGTGGAAGGCAGGGTTAATGACCTTTGCAGGAGATGTGATAAAATGCGTGGCTGCCGTTTTGCTGGTGAGATATTTTTACAAGGGCAGCGAATACCTTCCCCTGCTCGCCATGTATGCGGGAATGGGAGCCACATTAGGGCATAATTTCCCCTTTTATCTGCATTTTAAAGGCGGAAAGGGGATTGCTGTGCTGGCCGGACTGGTGGTTTCCACAGACCTGAGGATGGTGCCTATTCCGCTGGCGGCATTCCTCATTGCAGCAGTCCTGACAAGATACATATCCTTAGGCTCCCTGCTGGCCTCCGCCATGTTCTTCCTGGAGGTTGTCTTGTTTGGGCAGTTGGGAGTTTTTGGTATGTCAGCCCCCTATGTATATGAGCTGTATGCCTTGACATTGATACTGACACTGCTGGCCTGGTACAGGCATAGAGAGAATATTGGCCGTCTTATGGCAGGCACGGAAAACAGATTCGGATCTGGTAAAAAGAAAGTGTAG
- a CDS encoding NAD(P)H-dependent glycerol-3-phosphate dehydrogenase produces MANVGVLGAGSWGTALAVLLHGNGHQVTIWSIDNGEVEMLSEKREHETKLPGVRLPDDMAVTNEISKAIVGQDFMVLAVPSPFTRSTAAKMCPYVSQGQIIVDVAKGIEEATLMTLSQQIEQEIPQADVAVLSGPSHAEEVGRKLPTTCVIGAKTKKTAEYLQSMFISRVFRVYTSPDILGIELGGSLKNVIALAAGIADGLGYGDNTKAALITRGIAEIARLGVKMGGKIETFTGLTGIGDLIVTCASIHSRNRKAGYLIGQGKTMEEAMDEVKMVVEGVYSAKAAARLAEQYGVSMPIVCQVNAVLFEGKNPAEAVDELMLRELKSEHSSLPWE; encoded by the coding sequence ATGGCAAATGTAGGTGTATTGGGAGCGGGAAGCTGGGGGACAGCTTTGGCAGTTCTCCTCCATGGGAACGGACATCAGGTTACAATCTGGTCAATTGATAATGGGGAAGTGGAGATGCTCTCAGAGAAACGGGAGCATGAAACAAAGCTGCCGGGAGTCAGGCTTCCAGATGATATGGCAGTCACAAATGAAATCAGTAAAGCGATTGTGGGCCAGGATTTTATGGTATTGGCAGTGCCGTCCCCCTTTACAAGGTCCACAGCGGCGAAGATGTGCCCCTATGTAAGCCAGGGCCAGATCATTGTGGATGTGGCGAAGGGAATTGAAGAAGCCACTCTTATGACCCTGTCCCAGCAGATTGAGCAGGAGATCCCTCAGGCAGATGTGGCTGTTTTGTCTGGCCCCAGCCATGCGGAGGAGGTAGGAAGGAAACTTCCGACGACCTGTGTCATTGGGGCAAAGACAAAAAAAACAGCGGAATATCTGCAGTCTATGTTTATAAGCCGCGTGTTCCGTGTGTACACAAGTCCGGATATACTCGGCATAGAGCTGGGCGGTTCCCTGAAAAATGTGATAGCACTTGCAGCAGGGATTGCAGACGGCTTAGGCTATGGCGATAACACAAAAGCGGCCCTGATTACCAGGGGCATTGCAGAGATAGCGAGGCTGGGAGTGAAGATGGGCGGCAAAATAGAGACATTTACCGGACTTACAGGAATCGGCGATCTAATTGTCACCTGCGCCAGCATCCACAGCAGGAACCGGAAAGCCGGTTATCTGATTGGACAGGGTAAGACCATGGAAGAGGCCATGGATGAAGTGAAAATGGTGGTGGAAGGTGTATATTCTGCCAAGGCAGCGGCCAGGCTGGCGGAACAATATGGGGTATCCATGCCTATCGTGTGCCAGGTCAATGCTGTGCTTTTTGAAGGGAAGAACCCGGCTGAGGCAGTGGATGAACTGATGCTTCGGGAGCTGAAAAGTGAACATTCTTCCCTGCCCTGGGAGTAA
- the spoIVA gene encoding stage IV sporulation protein A: MDSFQLYKDMKARTNGEIYIGVVGPVRTGKSTFIKRFMDLLVLPNMTDEHAKERTQDELPQSASGTTIMTTEPKFVPKEAASIRLSEDVEVKIRLIDCVGYMVEGASGHIENDAERQVKTPWFEYEIPFTKAAAIGTQKVIHDHATIGFVVTTDGSIGGLPRENYIAAEEKTIKELQSIGKPFIVLLNSQKPYSEETKALGEELEDKYQVSVVPVNCEQLRTEDIHNIMRQVLFEFPIAEVEFYIPKWVEMLSREHRIKADLLQNVKDIMGTMTDIRSASREAPQTESPYIDQIQVDKIEMDTGRVQIRIGFAQKYYYEVLSELTGTQIQGEYELISAMKELASMKEEYTQIKDAFADVKMKGYGVVSPKKEEITLEEPQIIKQGNKYGVKIHSEAPSIHMIRANIETEIAPIVGNERQAQDLVEYIKAESETPEGVWGTNIFGKSIEDLVMDGMRNKITTINDESQVKLQDTMQKIVNDSNGGLVCIII, translated from the coding sequence ATGGATTCATTTCAGCTATACAAAGACATGAAAGCAAGAACAAACGGAGAAATTTATATTGGGGTGGTTGGCCCTGTTCGGACAGGCAAGTCAACCTTTATCAAAAGATTTATGGATCTCCTGGTGCTCCCCAATATGACTGACGAGCACGCAAAAGAGAGAACCCAAGATGAGCTGCCGCAGTCTGCATCTGGCACGACGATTATGACCACTGAACCCAAATTTGTGCCCAAAGAGGCGGCCTCCATCCGTTTGTCTGAGGATGTGGAGGTGAAGATCCGGCTTATTGACTGTGTGGGTTATATGGTGGAGGGAGCTTCAGGGCATATCGAAAATGATGCGGAACGGCAGGTCAAAACACCCTGGTTTGAGTATGAAATTCCATTTACAAAGGCGGCCGCCATCGGGACACAGAAGGTGATCCATGACCATGCCACTATCGGATTTGTTGTCACTACAGATGGAAGCATCGGGGGACTGCCCCGGGAGAATTATATTGCGGCGGAAGAGAAAACAATCAAAGAGTTACAGTCAATCGGGAAACCCTTTATTGTTCTTTTAAATTCCCAGAAACCTTATAGCGAGGAGACAAAGGCGCTGGGGGAGGAGCTGGAGGATAAATATCAGGTGTCAGTGGTGCCTGTGAATTGTGAACAGCTCAGGACAGAGGATATACATAATATTATGCGTCAGGTGCTGTTTGAGTTTCCTATTGCGGAGGTGGAGTTCTACATTCCCAAATGGGTGGAAATGCTCTCCCGGGAGCATAGGATCAAGGCCGACTTGCTTCAAAACGTGAAGGATATTATGGGGACTATGACGGATATACGCAGTGCTTCCAGGGAGGCGCCTCAGACAGAAAGTCCTTACATAGACCAGATCCAGGTGGATAAAATCGAGATGGATACAGGAAGAGTCCAGATACGCATTGGGTTTGCACAGAAATACTACTATGAGGTGCTCAGTGAACTGACAGGCACGCAGATCCAAGGAGAATACGAACTGATTTCCGCGATGAAAGAGCTGGCCTCTATGAAGGAAGAGTATACACAAATCAAGGACGCCTTTGCTGATGTAAAGATGAAAGGTTATGGCGTAGTGAGTCCGAAGAAGGAGGAGATAACCCTGGAGGAGCCGCAGATTATTAAACAGGGCAATAAATATGGTGTAAAAATACATTCTGAGGCTCCGTCCATCCATATGATACGGGCCAATATTGAGACAGAAATCGCTCCCATTGTGGGGAATGAGAGGCAGGCCCAGGATCTGGTGGAATATATTAAAGCGGAAAGTGAGACCCCGGAGGGAGTATGGGGCACCAATATATTTGGGAAATCTATCGAGGATTTGGTTATGGATGGCATGAGGAATAAGATTACTACTATAAATGATGAGAGCCAGGTAAAACTCCAGGATACTATGCAGAAAATTGTAAATGACAGCAACGGCGGGCTGGTTTGTATTATTATTTAA
- a CDS encoding purine-nucleoside phosphorylase, giving the protein MSKQFEKLTECYKYYRSVTDFVPSSGLILGSGLGNYAKNMRVLWEIPYGSIPGFPVSTVEGHDGRFLLGYIGDVPAVVMKGRVHYYEGYPISDVVLPVRLMKMMGIKSLFLTNAAGGINREFREGDFMMITDQISNFVPSPLIGENISELGTRFPDMTHIYDLGLQDLIRRTASQEKIRLKEGVYVQTTGPNFESPAEIRMFAALGADAVGMSTACEAIAARHAGVKVCGISCISNMACGITGEELSHLDVQAVADRRGEEFQRLVTKIIEKLG; this is encoded by the coding sequence ATGAGCAAGCAATTTGAAAAATTGACAGAATGTTATAAATATTATCGGTCCGTGACAGATTTTGTACCGTCATCAGGGTTAATCCTTGGTTCAGGACTGGGGAATTATGCAAAAAATATGAGAGTTCTCTGGGAGATCCCATATGGGAGTATCCCCGGATTCCCTGTATCCACAGTGGAGGGGCATGACGGGAGGTTTCTCCTTGGTTATATAGGGGACGTCCCTGCAGTGGTAATGAAGGGGCGGGTACACTATTACGAAGGATATCCGATCTCGGATGTTGTGCTTCCAGTCAGGCTGATGAAGATGATGGGAATCAAAAGCCTTTTTCTCACCAATGCGGCGGGGGGGATCAACAGAGAGTTCAGGGAAGGGGACTTTATGATGATAACAGACCAGATTTCTAATTTTGTCCCATCCCCCCTAATTGGCGAAAATATTTCTGAACTTGGCACCAGGTTCCCGGATATGACCCACATATATGACCTTGGGTTACAGGACCTGATACGCAGGACAGCCAGCCAGGAGAAGATAAGGCTTAAGGAAGGGGTATATGTCCAGACAACGGGGCCTAATTTTGAGAGTCCTGCTGAGATCCGCATGTTTGCTGCGCTGGGGGCCGATGCGGTGGGCATGAGTACTGCCTGCGAGGCCATTGCTGCCAGACATGCTGGTGTGAAGGTATGTGGTATTTCTTGTATTTCTAATATGGCATGTGGGATCACTGGGGAAGAGCTGAGCCATTTAGACGTACAGGCTGTGGCCGACAGAAGGGGTGAGGAGTTTCAGCGGCTTGTCACAAAAATAATAGAAAAACTGGGTTAA
- a CDS encoding amidohydrolase has product MNIRIYNVRILTMEPGKDIFRGEVWVKGDTIGYVGPTVLHTSEKWDREIDGQGNLLMPGFKNAHTHSAMTFLRSHADDMKLDEWLNNRVFPAEAKLTGEDIYWLNKLAFMEYLTSGITAAFDMYINKAAGERAAVDTGFRMVLCESINDFGGTLEEAEADYKRYNKDPDRLVSYQLGFHAEYTTGKSMMEGLAALSGRYKIPVYVHCSETRKEVEGCRDRTGMSPVAYMESLGLFSHGGGLFHGVHMDEGDFDIVKEKGLYIVTNPASNLKLASGIAPVKRYLDMDIPVAIGTDGPASNNCLDMFREMFLVTGLQKVLCDDPEAVPALEVLKMAIVNGAHAMGLPECDSLAEGKKADMVLIDLQQPNMQPLQNIEKNLVYSGSKQNVKMTMVGGKVLYEDGAYYLDSSKEEIFARANESARRILG; this is encoded by the coding sequence ATGAACATCAGAATTTACAATGTCAGGATTTTGACAATGGAGCCAGGAAAAGATATTTTCCGGGGAGAGGTGTGGGTGAAAGGGGATACCATTGGATATGTAGGCCCTACAGTCCTCCATACATCAGAGAAATGGGACAGGGAGATTGATGGGCAGGGGAATCTTTTGATGCCTGGCTTTAAGAATGCACATACCCATTCCGCCATGACTTTCCTGCGTTCCCATGCAGACGACATGAAGCTGGATGAGTGGCTGAACAACCGTGTGTTTCCGGCTGAGGCGAAGCTGACAGGAGAAGATATTTATTGGCTGAATAAGCTGGCTTTTATGGAATATCTCACAAGTGGAATTACGGCAGCATTTGATATGTATATCAATAAGGCGGCAGGGGAGAGGGCTGCCGTGGATACAGGGTTCAGAATGGTACTCTGTGAGAGCATCAATGATTTTGGCGGCACCCTTGAGGAGGCCGAAGCTGATTATAAGAGGTACAATAAAGATCCGGACAGGCTGGTTTCCTACCAGCTTGGCTTCCACGCTGAATATACCACAGGAAAGTCCATGATGGAAGGACTGGCTGCGCTTTCCGGCAGATATAAGATCCCCGTGTATGTACACTGTTCAGAGACAAGAAAAGAAGTGGAGGGATGCAGGGACAGGACGGGCATGTCCCCAGTGGCCTATATGGAATCCTTAGGCCTTTTCAGCCACGGCGGCGGATTGTTCCATGGCGTGCATATGGATGAGGGGGATTTTGATATTGTAAAGGAAAAGGGACTGTATATTGTGACTAACCCGGCCTCAAATCTGAAGCTTGCCAGCGGCATAGCGCCGGTAAAGCGGTACCTGGATATGGACATACCGGTTGCCATTGGGACCGATGGGCCTGCCAGCAATAACTGCCTGGATATGTTCAGGGAAATGTTCCTGGTAACTGGGCTCCAGAAAGTGCTCTGTGATGACCCGGAAGCAGTGCCGGCATTGGAAGTGCTGAAGATGGCCATTGTAAATGGGGCCCACGCAATGGGACTGCCGGAATGTGACAGCCTGGCAGAGGGGAAGAAAGCTGATATGGTGCTTATAGACCTGCAGCAGCCCAATATGCAGCCCCTCCAGAATATAGAAAAGAATTTGGTTTACAGTGGCAGTAAACAGAATGTGAAGATGACGATGGTTGGGGGGAAAGTCCTCTATGAAGATGGCGCCTATTATCTGGATTCATCCAAAGAAGAGATTTTTGCAAGGGCAAACGAGTCTGCAAGGCGTATTCTAGGCTGA
- a CDS encoding molybdopterin-binding protein, with product MKAAIFTLDTGLYLSKKESAAAGALKRVLEQVGFEVKAAGVLPEDQKVAMAVLKRLADSKAVDLILTTGAVEVGRRDCAPEVVRGTADRLLPGIPEAVRAYNIRHTKQAMLDRSEAGVRNRTLMVNLPKSAKAAKESLEYILPEIVRAVEMLDV from the coding sequence ATGAAAGCAGCAATATTTACATTAGATACGGGGTTATATTTGTCAAAGAAGGAGAGCGCCGCGGCCGGCGCACTTAAAAGGGTGTTGGAGCAGGTAGGCTTTGAAGTCAAAGCGGCCGGTGTGCTCCCAGAGGATCAAAAGGTAGCCATGGCGGTACTTAAAAGGCTGGCAGATTCCAAAGCAGTAGATTTAATTCTGACGACAGGCGCTGTGGAAGTGGGACGCCGCGACTGTGCACCTGAGGTGGTCAGGGGAACAGCGGACAGGCTTCTGCCAGGCATACCGGAGGCTGTCAGAGCCTATAATATCCGCCATACAAAGCAGGCAATGCTTGACCGTTCTGAGGCGGGGGTGCGCAACCGTACGTTGATGGTGAACCTGCCAAAGAGCGCAAAGGCCGCCAAGGAGAGCCTGGAATATATCCTGCCGGAAATCGTGCGGGCAGTGGAGATGTTGGATGTATGA
- a CDS encoding MBL fold metallo-hydrolase — protein sequence MMKVTYLSHSGFLVECSGTSPEVCPVGQADTEVWDKIYLLFDFYKGSLPQMDKDAKLLAFASHAHYDHFRKDIFDLLRPRGQVTFIVSDDVALEPAEDIIFMGPGEEISISGCSIRTLRSTDEGVAFLVMCAGHRIYHAGDLNWWHWEEEGQAYNTKMRRSYQQEINKLSGMEIDAAFIPVDPRLGDAYVKGLDCFMRRTNTKAVFPMHFWGNYGIFDRLELEECTREYRDRICPIHREGQEFILEKKTEKTFQEYIREGGWSE from the coding sequence ATGATGAAAGTAACATATTTAAGCCATAGTGGGTTTCTTGTGGAGTGCAGTGGGACGTCCCCCGAAGTATGTCCTGTGGGGCAGGCGGACACGGAAGTATGGGATAAGATTTACTTATTATTTGATTTCTATAAGGGCAGCCTGCCCCAGATGGACAAGGATGCAAAGCTGCTGGCTTTTGCAAGCCACGCACACTACGATCATTTCAGGAAAGATATTTTTGACCTGCTAAGGCCCAGGGGGCAGGTCACATTTATTGTGTCAGATGACGTGGCCCTAGAGCCGGCGGAAGACATAATCTTTATGGGGCCTGGCGAGGAAATAAGTATTTCAGGATGTTCTATACGCACATTGCGCTCAACAGATGAAGGGGTTGCCTTTCTTGTCATGTGTGCAGGACACAGAATTTACCATGCAGGTGATTTGAACTGGTGGCATTGGGAAGAGGAGGGCCAGGCATATAATACAAAAATGCGGCGGAGTTATCAGCAGGAGATCAACAAACTTTCAGGCATGGAAATTGACGCCGCTTTCATACCAGTAGATCCCCGCCTTGGCGACGCTTATGTAAAGGGGTTGGATTGTTTTATGAGGCGGACGAATACAAAAGCTGTATTTCCCATGCATTTCTGGGGGAATTATGGGATCTTCGACAGGCTGGAACTGGAAGAGTGCACTCGGGAATACAGGGACCGGATCTGCCCCATACACAGGGAAGGGCAGGAGTTTATCCTGGAGAAAAAAACGGAGAAGACTTTTCAAGAATATATCCGAGAGGGAGGATGGAGTGAATAA
- the rnhA gene encoding ribonuclease HI, producing the protein MHVKIYTDGAARGNPEGPGGYGAVLEYIDKKGELHTKELSQGYIKTTNNRMELMAVICALEALNRPCTVEVYSDSKYVVDAFNQHWVDSWLKKGWKRGKNEPVKNVDLWKRLLLAKEKHSVSFHWVKGHDGHLQNERCDELATGAADGGNLIPDEISEV; encoded by the coding sequence ATGCATGTAAAAATATACACAGACGGGGCGGCACGGGGCAACCCGGAGGGGCCGGGCGGATATGGGGCTGTTCTGGAATATATAGATAAAAAGGGCGAACTGCACACAAAGGAACTGTCTCAGGGTTATATAAAGACAACAAACAACAGAATGGAGCTGATGGCAGTGATATGCGCCCTGGAGGCACTGAACCGGCCCTGCACAGTGGAGGTATATTCCGACTCCAAATATGTGGTAGATGCATTTAACCAGCACTGGGTGGATAGCTGGCTGAAAAAGGGATGGAAACGGGGAAAGAATGAACCTGTAAAGAATGTGGATCTGTGGAAAAGGCTGCTGCTGGCAAAGGAGAAGCACAGTGTAAGCTTTCACTGGGTCAAAGGCCATGACGGCCATTTGCAGAATGAAAGGTGCGATGAACTGGCGACAGGTGCAGCTGACGGCGGAAACTTAATTCCAGATGAGATAAGCGAGGTATAA
- a CDS encoding TraX family protein — MERQQKTKGLNRDFIKYCAMFTMFLNHFATAFLSPGTVLYEVLIDIGYFTAVTMCYFLVEGYYYTHSKKKYAWRLFIFALISEVPYCLALGVIMLNMMFTLLLCFFILLVLDDQSLGKVKYVLTVLLVLASIFSDWALLAPVFTIMFYTWKDDRGKTALAFGVAAALFFGFNMLSYTGIYPAAEAFLRSVAASLGIVVSGIVILNFYNGKQAAGGRKFSKWFFYIFYPGHLLLIAAIRFSVDGLPGIFL; from the coding sequence TTGGAGAGACAGCAGAAAACGAAGGGATTAAACCGGGACTTTATTAAATATTGCGCTATGTTTACTATGTTCCTGAATCATTTCGCCACAGCCTTTTTGAGTCCCGGGACAGTTCTGTACGAAGTGTTGATTGATATAGGATATTTTACAGCAGTTACGATGTGCTATTTTCTTGTGGAAGGCTACTACTATACGCATTCTAAAAAGAAATATGCCTGGCGGCTTTTTATTTTTGCTTTGATTTCTGAAGTGCCCTATTGCCTGGCATTGGGGGTCATTATGCTGAATATGATGTTTACCCTGCTTTTGTGTTTCTTTATTTTGCTTGTGCTGGATGACCAGAGTTTGGGAAAGGTAAAGTATGTCCTTACAGTCCTTTTAGTGCTTGCATCCATATTTTCTGACTGGGCGCTGTTGGCGCCGGTATTCACCATTATGTTCTACACATGGAAGGATGACAGGGGAAAGACGGCCCTGGCCTTTGGTGTGGCTGCAGCCTTGTTTTTTGGCTTCAATATGCTGTCTTATACAGGCATTTATCCTGCAGCGGAAGCATTTCTGCGGTCTGTGGCTGCATCTCTGGGAATTGTGGTTTCAGGGATTGTAATTTTAAATTTCTATAACGGAAAACAGGCTGCGGGAGGCCGCAAATTTTCAAAATGGTTTTTCTATATATTTTATCCTGGGCACCTGCTTCTGATCGCAGCCATACGCTTTAGTGTGGACGGGCTTCCCGGTATATTTTTATAG